The Calditerricola satsumensis genomic sequence CCCTTGGCTCGCTGACCGCCTTTTTCCTTCTTGGCATCCACACTTTTTAGCGTAGAGCCGGCGGCGAATTGACAAAGGATTCGCCCTTCGCTAACATGGACGTTGATGGTTCGGGAAAGCGAGCGGATGGCATGAAGCCCAACGGTTCAATGAAGGGGTGGCGGGCCATGGCGGTGGTGACCGCCATGGCCGGCCAGCTGGCGGCCAGCCTTTTTCTCGGCTACGGGGCGGGAGCGTGGGCCGATCGCGCCTGGGGCACCCGGCCGTGGTTGACGGTTGTGGGCTTGCTGGCGGGCCTTGCCGTCGGCGCCTATGGCATTGTCCGCTTGCTCAAACCGTATCTGGGGGGCGACGAATGAGCGATCCCCTCGCCCGGTTGCTGCGTCGCACCTTGCGCATCACCATCATGGCGAGTGCGGGAATGGTTCTTGCCTGGGTGTTGACCCCGGCAAAACCATTTTTTGCTGGGCTGCTCTTGGGAACAACCGTCAGCATGTACAATGCATACCACGCGGCGCGTCGCGTGCGCGGGTTTGTGGAGGGGCTTGCGCAACCGACGGGGCGGGCGCGCGGCATCGGCACCATGGCGCGGCTGGCCATGGCCGCAGCGGCGGGCCTGCTGGCGGCTCGCTTTCCCCACGTCTTCTCTGTCGTGGGCGTCGTGGTGGGCTTGGCGGTTGCTCCGGTGGTGGCCGCTTGCACCCTGTTGGCCGATGCTCTGCGCAACAGGCTCTGACCGCCGTGGAGAGAGTGGAGAGAAAGGAGGGAAGTGGGGAGGGTGGAACACAAGTTTCCGGTCATCACCATCGGCCCGCTGGACTTCAACCTGGTGGCCATGATGACGACGGTGATCGCCGGAGCGATCGTCTTCCTCATCGGCCGTCTCGCCGTGCGCAACCTCGACGTTCGCCAGCCGCGGGGATGGCAGAACCTCCTCGAGTGGCTGATCGAGTTCGTGCGCGGGTTGGCGC encodes the following:
- a CDS encoding ATP synthase subunit I, giving the protein MSDPLARLLRRTLRITIMASAGMVLAWVLTPAKPFFAGLLLGTTVSMYNAYHAARRVRGFVEGLAQPTGRARGIGTMARLAMAAAAGLLAARFPHVFSVVGVVVGLAVAPVVAACTLLADALRNRL
- a CDS encoding AtpZ/AtpI family protein, which translates into the protein MKGWRAMAVVTAMAGQLAASLFLGYGAGAWADRAWGTRPWLTVVGLLAGLAVGAYGIVRLLKPYLGGDE